The following proteins are co-located in the Poecile atricapillus isolate bPoeAtr1 chromosome 20, bPoeAtr1.hap1, whole genome shotgun sequence genome:
- the LOC131586513 gene encoding tumor necrosis factor ligand superfamily member 8-like, giving the protein MCQAQEQTLSQVKDSHESAMNVNEDAVSRRLGATNKVCLYFIIATMGALLIFALATIMVLVVQRTVADPAMEGIKKPIRTGNTFEDYLRILQSVPAKGAAAYMRVSSAVNSSKLSLVEKGICENIQCNGQELVIMEQGLYLIFCHLNFHFPNCSKSPIDLKIELLVNGRVDRQTLSTLCTSETCQDKTFKTLLQLHLTHLKVEDRISVTLNRPEFLNDVSLPNENVLGVLRYSDGM; this is encoded by the exons ATGTGCCAGGCACAGGAGCAAACACTTTCTCAGGTGAAGGACTCGCATGAATCAGCCATGAATGTGAATGAAGACGCTGTTTCCAGGAGGCTTGGAGCCACTAACAAAGTCTGTTTGTATTTCATCATCGCCACCATGGGCGCATTGCTCATCTTTGCCTTGGCCACCATCATGGTCCTGGTCGTCCAGAGGACG gtaGCTGATCCTGCCATGGAGGGCATCAAAAAACCCATCAGGACAG GGAACACCTTTGAAGACTATTTGAGGATCCTACAGAGTGTCCCAGCCAAGGGAGCTGCTGCCTACATGAGAG TGTCCAGCGCAGTGAACAGCTCCAAGCTGAGCCTGGTGGAGAAGGGGATCTGTGAGAACATCCAGTGTAATGGCCAGGAGCTGGTGATCATGGAACAAGGCCTCTACTTGATCTTCTGCCACTTGAACTTTCACTTCCCCAACTGCTCCAAGAGCCCCATCGACCTCAAGATCGAGCTCCTGGTGAACGGCAGGGTGGACAGGCAGACATTGTCCACACTGTGCACGTCAGAAACGTGCCAAGACAAGACTTTTAAGACCTTGCTCCAGCTCCACTTGACACATCTGAAGGTGGAGGACCGAATATCAGTAACACTGAACCGTCCCGAATTCCTGAATGACGTTTCCCTTCCCAACGAAAACGTGCTTGGGGTCTTGAGGTACAGCGATGGAATGtga